In Strix uralensis isolate ZFMK-TIS-50842 chromosome 18, bStrUra1, whole genome shotgun sequence, one DNA window encodes the following:
- the GID8 gene encoding glucose-induced degradation protein 8 homolog, with product MSYTEKPDEITKDEWMEKLNNLHIQRADMNRLIMNYLVTEGFKEAAEKFRMESGIEPSVDLETLDERIKIREMILKGQIQEAIALINSLHPELLDTNRYLYFHLQQQHLIELIRQRETEAALEFAQTQLAEQGEESRECLTEMERTLALLAFDNPEESPFGDLLNMMQRQKVWSEVNQAVLDYENRESTPKLAKLLKLLLWAQNELDQKKVKYPKMTDLSKGTIEEPK from the exons ATGAGTTATACAGAAAAACCTGATGAAATCACAAAAGATGAATGGATGGAAAAACTTAATAACTTGCATATCCAGAGAGCAGACATGAACCGCCTTATCATGAACTACCTTGTTACAG agggttttaaagaagcagcagagaagttTCGAATGGAGTCTGGAATTGAACCCAGTGTTGATTTAGAGACTCttgatgaaagaataaaaattcgAGAAATGATATTGAAAGGACAGATTCAAGAAGCCATTGCATTAATAAACAGTCTCCATCCAGAATTGCTAGATACAAACAGATATCTTTACTTTCATTTGCAG CAGCAGCATTTGATTGAACTGATTCGGCAGCGTGAGACAGAAGCAGCTCTGGAATTTGCTCAGACCCAATTAGCAGAACAAGGCGAGGAGAGCAGGGAATGCCTGACAGAAATGGAGCGCACGCTGGCTTTGCTTGCCTTTGATAATCCTGAAGAATCACCATTTGGAGACTTGCTTAACATGATGCAGCGACAGAAG GTATGGAGTGAGGTTAATCAAGCTGTTCTAGACTACGAAAATCGTGAATCAACACCCAAGTTGGCAAAATTACTGAAACTACTACTGTGGGCTCAGAATGAGCTGGAccagaagaaagtgaaatatcCCAAAATGACAGACCTCAGCAAGGGGACGATTGAAGAACCCAAGTAA